The DNA segment TTGGTTGAAATCAGGGATAACTAATGGTATAAAATTGGCtaataatttcacatcaagaGTATTTTAGAGAATATATTTCAAACGTCCCTCTTACACCAAATAAGCTTTAGTAATCACCTCTTATATTTAGCCAAGTTCTATCAAAATAGGTTTTGAGATGaatgaactcttttttttttctctctcaaattaTGATCACAAAATGAGTATTGAGTTCAACACTAGAgcagaggaaaagaaaagaatttcTTACATAATTTTCAACATCTTACAGATATTACGCTACAACAAGAGCGAGTTTCTTTCCATCACAGAGAcgatttaaatttcaaaataagaaaaagaacagTAAGAATGGCAAGAATACCGCCAGAAGAACCAATGACTCTATGAATCCAGTAACGATCAAACCCTGCAAAGCTCCTGTCCATGGAAGCTGATAAAGCTATGCCCAAAGTCAATAGAAAGAGCAGAAAAGGTAACAAAACATCAACGTTGATGGGTTGCTCCTCATCTTCCAACTCACACTCTGCTTTGCGGTCTATATAGAGAGGAGAAGCCACAGCCAGAATCGCCAATCCTATGGCAGCCAATCTCTCATATGATGAAAATCTGCTTCCCCTTCTGCAACCTCTAAATTCCATTCACTAGATTATCACTCACCTTGGTTCTCTCTGTGGGACTGGAGGGGAACTGTGGGGAAAAACCACCCAAATGTCAATTTTAACATCAATGTTAAAAGGCTTCAGCTACACTCAGTCActcaccttttctttttctcattcaAGTACTAGTTTTTTGTTATTATGGTACAAAAGTTTAGATGAACTAGGTAGGTTTTgagacttaaaaaataatactcacAAAGATATGAAACTCGAACTTACTAGATGTTTGAGATATAACTCGTATTCTTATCGATTAGACCAACCTCGCTCATTCAAGTATTATTATAGCATCACTTTGGATGAGGAAAAATAGAAGACAATATGCTAACATCTTTAGAAAGAATCGAAAAGATCAATTCAAGCCTAGCTTAATGATGTCCATATTTGACATGAATAGTATACTATCACAGgttaattatttacaaataaagtgCTTTTTGTCTTGGATACTGTTAGGAAAAGTAGTACAGCATTTTTCTATTCCAAAAGATGAACAAGATATAAAGTGCATGCGGACTAGAAATGGTGTGTTGCTGATAAAGCTACGCTTGTTAAATTGTAAGGATGTGAATAGGATTCTCCATTAACAAAGCACAATATTCGCTTCTCTGCCTAAATTTCATTTGGAATTTGATGCCGTTTCTACTACTGTGGATGTCCGTGCAACATCGATTTTAAAGAAATGCAGAAGCTTCACGAATGTCTACAATACGTCATAAATTCGAAGTTGAATTGAAAGAATTCTAGGAGCGAAGATATATATAGcttgaataaagaaaaaggagcaGGCTAGAAAAATGTtctcaagagaaaaaaaaattccctttTAGTGTAGCAGCGGTTGAAAAGTACGTGGATTTAGActgaattttgtaaataaaaggtATTGAAGTTAAATGATTAATCTAATGTCCGTAAGTTGCTAATTCTATTAAGGGTTTTACTTAATTGTCATTTCCATTTTAAAAAGTTAGAGTTGGATTCTTTATCCTTCATTTGTCAACAAAGAACAAAAGAGTGAATGAAGGATTAGGAATGAAcggtaaaagataaaagaaaatatacttggattctttatccttcgtttgTCCATATAAGCTTCGTAGATTTCTAACCACATCCtgcattttaattaaagaagttagcaacttatatgttaaaattaatttattagtgaATGGAGATTGCTATCACATACCTATTATCACAAAAAAGTTGTTATCACTGTAGCTTTTATTAGTGAATCACCTAATGTTATTGTCATAATAGATTAGGTGAATATTACCACGTATTTGTTATCACAAACTTCTCATTATGCTActctacttttaaaaaaattcttcaaggAGATGAGTTAGCATATGTGCATTCTTTCATTATATTTGATAGTTATCAGTGATGTGATATAAATTAACTGGTCTGTTTACTCTGTTAGGATATGATCATCTCTTAATTTAGCATCTTGTTTGTTTATCTTTAACATATTGATGCCTTAGTTAGAACCTCACTCCTTATTTTTCCTTCTTGTTGTATGTTTGCCTATTTATTTCTAGATGACAGGTTCTTCGATTCATTTGGGGATTGAGATCCTTCCTGTCAGTTTCGAACCAAGCAATGATGTTAGGTCCTGTCTGTtgcttaattttcaaattttgataatttgaaagaaaaaaaaacttttaactaatgatacataaaaatataattaactaaacaATTCAACTGTGTTAgtaatttattatcttatagTGAGTCATAAATTCAATTTCTATTAAAACACTTTTATACATAAATGTCTTGTTTATACGGAGTGATCAAAACTGAAATCGCAGATTTAAAATAAGAGGCACCAAAACtgtaatttaacttttataaaataataactttatcttctaaaattaattttaatccctTTAATGATGAGATCTAGAAGTGCAAAGCCAGCAGTTTATTTTGAAACTGCAGGGAATTCGATTCCCATTTCAGCAAAGATCCTGATGTAGgtcaattatttactttttcattttcggtaaaataagcattttcttaatattatttgtaaaaaaaggtGCTATCACGATGCTTCATAAAGTCAGGGACAGGGAGACTTGAGAGAAGGAATTGGGATCATGCCATTCGATGTTCAAATCcggtcaaaataaaatataatcctTTCATTCCTGAGggtctttctttttgtttaactaAAATGGAGACCgacaaaatttaattgaattactAGTATGATTATTCTGTAATCCAATCCAGTCCCCAATTTAAATAAGGACCTTAAGTTTATTGACTAAGAAGACCAtaggattaaaagaaaaaacacaatagGACTGTGGAAGCTTGAGCCTTGAGCTTTCAACAGCAAACTCCATAACTCTAAAATCTCTGGAATCATAAGCTCAAAAATTGTGTTGCCTAGAATAGAACTATCATAATCGGGATGGAACGTATCTAAATTAATAAACAGACACAGAGGCACAAATAAACTCTCCCATGTTCTATTTAGCATCAGCACCAGATGTCCTTGACCTGTTCCCTTGAAACCGTGTCAACCATTTCTTCTGTGAAGTAGTAAGGTTAGTGGAGTGCAATGGTGCTGCAAGGCCTTGTTTGGATTGTTCTGTGACTGGAAGCTCAGCAGGGAGTGCAGAAGCAGTGCTGGTGAAGGCATTTAGGACCAAGAATGCTAGGATGGGAGAGAGATCCAGCGTTCCTCCCAGAGGGGGAATAAGTCCACGGAATATGTTCAGGTATGGGTCACATATGGTGCTGAATGAAacaataatcattttatttaacaCTTGCAAATTCTTTAAATGAAATCTGCTTATACTATCATTAACAAAATGGTAAATCTTACTAGGGTTTATATATGTATAGTTTGGGGAATACGAGTGACCCTATCCCTAGGTCTCTACAGATAATATTGTTCTCATTTCAATCCTTATCATCATCACGTATAAAGACCGAAATTTACTTCCCATAAATATTAAGAGTGGTAGGTTCAGTCATCAGTGTATAAGATATTTACTCAATAAAATAACAGAATCAAACGTTTAATCGCATAAAATATCCTGCTAACTAAAACACAActcatatatttttgttaatcaataattaaaggtATGTTCGTAATTGGCAGTAGTTCGACTAACAGAAAAGGCTTATCTCGAATCACATCAATGAGAGAAGTGATCTTGCAATAAAATTGGCCATGTGACAACAATCCAATTGAACACTGAATGATATCCTACCtaggaacaaaaaaagaagaaaaaagagagaaaaggttaCTCACCTGAGAGGACTAACAATGGAAGGAGGAGTGTTGGGAAACCATGTCAAAACAAGCCTGACAATGAGCAAAGTGTTGTAAATGTTCAAGAAATTCAGAACCCCATTCGCCACCACCAGCCCTGCCACCGAATCCCCAGGCAAAACGGCAGCGAAATTATGACCAGAAACCAACCTCACGTTCCTTTGCTTCCCAATCTGAACCCAAACcatcaataattaataacattataCATAAGACGTACTTCTCATTCATCTTttccatataaaaaatatcaagaaaGCGGAAGTTTTGAATTACGTACCTGCACGCAAAGGGTGTGAAATTCGGAGGGGAGAGAGAGAATTTTGTTGAGGAAAGAGTTATGAGAAGCAAGGGAGTGTAGAAATCTGAAAAAATTGTCAGCGGCAGTGGTGAATGATGTGTGGAGGTGTTGGGGTGGTGAAGAGAGGAGAGTGGGGAGTGCAAAGGGCATTTGAGCATTTCCCCAACAATTCGAAAGCTTCTTAGTATCAATCTCGGTGGACGAGTCGTTGGCAGCCATTCTTGAGTTGAGGAAACTCAAAGCAGCgttctatctatctatctatccatAACAACCTTTGGAGGCAAAAGAGGATAACGCTATGGATTTTCAGGGAAAAGATAATCCTCTCaatctaaaacaaataaataaatatcttcgTCTCTTCTCACAAGAATGACATGTCAAAAATCAATTGTTAGTAGTATTCTTTTCTCAATTGTTAGTAGTATTCCtttggtaaatatttttttctaaattattatttagatttaattttatcttttttaatttttgttattaaatttaatcatttaattttaaaaatcaattcaatttgttcttttaattttttttttcaatttgattatctaatttttaaaatcaaatcatttttttaaatacatattttgtAACTATTCAAAATCCGAAaagaatgattttaaaaattcgATCCTCTAATTATTAAGTGattttaaatcattaaaaagcataatttcttttaatttaaacaaaatgataaaattcaatcaatttaaaaaattaaagaattaaattattttcggatcaaattgaattaaaaaataaattagacaactaaaaactaatttaatcccATAAAAAATAGGGAAACAATTAAGGGAACGAGTAATTTGATTCCTTGCTTGCCTACCCACAATGtttgaaatttctttatttattattta comes from the Glycine soja cultivar W05 chromosome 6, ASM419377v2, whole genome shotgun sequence genome and includes:
- the LOC114414852 gene encoding ylmG homolog protein 2, chloroplastic-like, with product MAANDSSTEIDTKKLSNCWGNAQMPFALPTLLSSPPQHLHTSFTTAADNFFRFLHSLASHNSFLNKILSLPSEFHTLCVQIGKQRNVRLVSGHNFAAVLPGDSVAGLVVANGVLNFLNIYNTLLIVRLVLTWFPNTPPSIVSPLSTICDPYLNIFRGLIPPLGGTLDLSPILAFLVLNAFTSTASALPAELPVTEQSKQGLAAPLHSTNLTTSQKKWLTRFQGNRSRTSGADAK
- the LOC114414156 gene encoding uncharacterized protein LOC114414156, translating into MEFRGCRRGSRFSSYERLAAIGLAILAVASPLYIDRKAECELEDEEQPINVDVLLPFLLFLLTLGIALSASMDRSFAGFDRYWIHRVIGSSGGILAILTVLFLILKFKSSL